The proteins below come from a single Fusobacterium nucleatum genomic window:
- the rplJ gene encoding 50S ribosomal protein L10, producing MATQVKKELVAELVEKIKKAQSVVFVDYQGIKVNEETSLRKQMRENGAEYLVAKNRLFKIALKESGVEDNFDEILEGTTAFAFGYNDPVAPAKAVFDLAKAKAKAKLDVFKIKGGYLTGKKVSVKEVEELAKLPSREQLLSMLLNSMLGPIRKLAYATVAIADKKEESAE from the coding sequence ATGGCAACTCAAGTTAAAAAAGAACTTGTAGCAGAATTAGTTGAAAAGATTAAAAAAGCTCAATCAGTTGTTTTTGTTGATTATCAAGGTATTAAAGTTAATGAAGAAACTTCATTAAGAAAACAAATGAGAGAAAATGGAGCAGAATATTTAGTAGCTAAAAATAGACTATTTAAAATAGCTCTTAAAGAATCTGGTGTTGAAGACAACTTTGATGAAATATTAGAAGGAACAACAGCTTTTGCTTTTGGATATAATGATCCAGTAGCACCTGCAAAAGCAGTATTTGATTTAGCTAAAGCAAAAGCTAAAGCAAAATTGGATGTATTTAAAATTAAAGGTGGTTACTTAACAGGAAAGAAAGTAAGTGTTAAAGAAGTTGAAGAATTAGCTAAATTACCTTCAAGAGAACAATTATTATCTATGTTACTAAACTCTATGTTAGGACCAATCAGAAAACTTGCTTATGCAACTGTAGCAATAGCAGACAAAAAAGAAGAATCTGCTGAATAA
- the rplL gene encoding 50S ribosomal protein L7/L12 encodes MAFNKEQFIADLEAMTVLELKELVSALEEHFGVTAAAPVAVAAAGGATEAAEEKTEFDIVLKSAGGNKIAVIKEVRAITGLGLKEAKDLVDKGGVIKEAAPKDEANAIKEKLTAAGAEIEVK; translated from the coding sequence ATGGCATTTAATAAAGAACAATTTATAGCTGATTTAGAAGCTATGACAGTATTAGAATTAAAAGAATTAGTATCTGCATTAGAAGAACACTTTGGAGTAACTGCTGCTGCACCAGTAGCTGTAGCTGCTGCTGGAGGAGCAACAGAAGCTGCTGAAGAAAAAACAGAATTTGATATAGTATTAAAGAGTGCTGGTGGAAATAAAATAGCTGTAATTAAAGAAGTTAGAGCTATCACTGGATTAGGATTAAAAGAAGCTAAAGACTTAGTTGATAAAGGTGGAGTAATTAAAGAAGCTGCACCAAAAGATGAAGCTAATGCAATAAAAGAAAAATTAACAGCTGCTGGAGCAGAAATAGAAGTAAAATAG
- the rpoB gene encoding DNA-directed RNA polymerase subunit beta: protein MQKLIERLDFGKIKPRGQMPHFLEFQLNSYEDFLQTNMSPNKREEKGFELAFKEVFPIESSNGDVRLEYIGYELHEAEAPLNDELECKKRGKTYSNSLKVRLRLINKKMGNEIQESLVYFGEVPKMTDRATFIINGAERVVVSQLHRSPGVSFSKEVNTQTGKDLFSGKIIPYKGTWLEFETDKNDFLSVKIDRKKKVLATIFLKAVDFFKDNNEIRDYFLETKELKLKALYKKYSKNQEELLNILKQELEGSIVKEDILDEETGEFIAETEAFINEELINSLIENKVESIFYWHVGPENKLIANTLMNDITLTEDEAVVEVFKKLRPGDQVTVDSARSLIRQMFFNPQRYDLEPVGRYKMNKRLKLDIPEDQISLTKEDVLGTIKYVIDLNNGDQNVHTDDIDNLSNRRIRGVGELLLMQIKTGLAKMNKMVREKMTTQDIETVTPQSLLNTRPLNALIQDFFGSGQLSQFMDQSNPLAELTHKRRISALGPGGLSRERAGFEVRDVHDSHYGRICPIETPEGPNIGLIGSLATYAKINKYGFIETPYVKVENGVALVDDVHYLAADEEDGLFIAQADTKLDKNNKLQGLVVCRYGHEIVEIEPERVNYMDVSPKQVVSVSAGLIPFLEHDDANRALMGSNMQRQAVPLLRSEAPFIGTGLERKVAVDSGAVVTTKVSGKVTYVDGKKIIIEDKDKKEHTYRLLNYERSNQSMCLHQTPLVDLGDKVKAGDIIADGPATRLGDLSLGRNILMGFMPWEGYNYEDAILISDRLRKDDVFTSIHIEEYEIDARTTKLGDEEITREIPNVSESALRNLDENGVIMIGSEVGPGDILVGKTAPKGETEPPAEEKLLRAIFGEKARDVRDTSLTMPHGSKGVVVDILELSRENGDELKAGVNKSIRVLVAEKRKITVGDKMSGRHGNKGVVSRVLPAEDMPFLEDGTHLDVVLNPLGVPSRMNIGQVLEVHLGMAMRTLNGGTCIATPVFDGATEEQVKDYLEKQGYPRTGKVTLYDGRTGEKFDNKVTVGIMYMLKLHHLVEDKMHARAIGPYSLVTQQPLGGKAQFGGQRLGEMEVWALEAYGASNILQEMLTVKSDDITGRTKTYEAIIKGESMPESDLPESFKVLLKEFQALALDIELCDEEDNVINVDEEIGIEDTPTEYSPQYEIEMTGLHEIDEDAEDFEE from the coding sequence GTGCAAAAACTCATTGAAAGACTTGATTTTGGAAAAATAAAACCTAGGGGTCAAATGCCTCATTTTCTTGAATTTCAATTAAATTCTTATGAAGATTTTTTACAAACTAATATGTCCCCAAATAAGAGAGAAGAAAAAGGATTTGAATTAGCGTTCAAAGAGGTATTCCCAATAGAATCTTCAAATGGAGATGTAAGGCTAGAGTATATAGGATATGAATTACATGAAGCAGAAGCACCTTTAAATGATGAGCTTGAATGTAAAAAAAGAGGAAAAACATATTCTAATTCATTAAAAGTTAGATTAAGACTTATAAACAAAAAAATGGGAAATGAAATCCAAGAATCTCTGGTTTACTTTGGAGAAGTTCCTAAAATGACAGATAGAGCAACATTTATAATAAATGGGGCTGAAAGAGTTGTTGTATCACAATTACATAGATCACCAGGGGTATCTTTTAGTAAAGAAGTTAATACTCAAACAGGTAAAGACTTATTTTCTGGAAAAATAATTCCATACAAAGGAACTTGGCTAGAGTTTGAAACTGATAAAAATGACTTTTTAAGTGTAAAAATAGATAGAAAGAAAAAAGTTTTAGCAACTATATTTTTAAAAGCAGTAGATTTCTTTAAAGATAACAATGAAATTAGAGATTATTTCTTGGAAACAAAAGAGTTGAAATTGAAAGCTCTTTATAAAAAATATTCAAAAAATCAAGAAGAATTATTAAATATTTTAAAACAAGAATTAGAGGGTTCAATAGTTAAAGAAGACATACTTGATGAAGAAACAGGAGAATTTATTGCTGAAACAGAAGCTTTTATAAATGAAGAATTAATAAATAGCTTGATAGAAAATAAGGTAGAAAGTATTTTTTATTGGCATGTTGGTCCTGAAAATAAATTAATTGCAAATACTTTAATGAATGACATAACTTTAACAGAAGACGAAGCTGTTGTGGAAGTATTTAAAAAATTAAGACCAGGGGATCAAGTGACTGTTGATTCAGCTAGAAGCTTGATAAGACAAATGTTTTTTAATCCACAAAGATATGATTTAGAACCTGTGGGTAGATATAAGATGAATAAAAGATTAAAGCTTGATATTCCAGAAGATCAAATTTCATTGACAAAAGAAGATGTTTTAGGAACTATTAAATATGTTATAGATCTTAATAATGGAGATCAAAATGTTCATACTGATGATATAGATAACTTATCAAATAGGCGTATTAGAGGAGTAGGAGAATTACTTCTTATGCAAATCAAAACTGGACTTGCTAAGATGAATAAAATGGTTAGGGAAAAAATGACTACACAAGATATAGAAACAGTAACTCCTCAATCATTGTTGAACACTAGACCATTAAATGCTTTAATCCAAGATTTCTTTGGTTCAGGCCAATTATCACAATTTATGGATCAATCGAACCCACTTGCTGAATTGACACATAAGAGAAGAATATCAGCCTTAGGACCTGGTGGACTTTCAAGAGAAAGAGCAGGATTTGAAGTGAGAGACGTTCACGATTCTCACTATGGAAGAATATGCCCAATAGAAACACCAGAAGGACCAAACATTGGACTTATAGGTTCGCTTGCTACTTATGCTAAGATTAATAAATATGGTTTTATTGAAACACCTTATGTAAAAGTAGAAAATGGAGTAGCATTAGTGGATGATGTTCATTATCTTGCAGCTGATGAAGAAGATGGATTATTTATAGCTCAAGCTGATACTAAGCTTGATAAAAATAATAAGTTGCAAGGTTTAGTAGTTTGTAGATATGGACATGAAATTGTTGAAATAGAACCTGAAAGAGTAAACTATATGGATGTTTCTCCTAAACAGGTTGTATCTGTATCAGCAGGACTTATTCCATTCTTAGAACATGACGATGCCAACAGAGCATTGATGGGATCAAATATGCAAAGACAAGCTGTACCTTTATTGAGATCAGAAGCTCCTTTTATAGGAACAGGACTTGAAAGAAAAGTTGCAGTTGATTCAGGAGCAGTGGTAACTACAAAAGTATCAGGAAAAGTAACTTATGTAGATGGAAAAAAGATAATAATTGAAGATAAAGATAAAAAAGAACATACATACAGACTTTTAAATTATGAAAGATCTAACCAATCAATGTGTCTACATCAAACACCTTTAGTTGATTTGGGAGATAAGGTAAAAGCTGGAGATATAATTGCAGATGGACCTGCCACAAGATTAGGGGACTTATCATTAGGAAGAAATATTCTTATGGGATTTATGCCATGGGAAGGATATAACTATGAAGATGCTATTTTAATTTCTGATAGACTTAGAAAAGATGATGTATTTACATCAATACATATTGAAGAATATGAAATTGATGCAAGAACTACAAAATTAGGTGATGAAGAAATCACAAGAGAAATTCCTAATGTATCTGAAAGTGCTTTAAGAAACCTAGATGAAAATGGTGTAATTATGATAGGTTCAGAAGTAGGACCAGGAGATATATTAGTTGGAAAAACAGCACCTAAAGGAGAAACAGAACCACCTGCTGAAGAAAAACTTTTAAGAGCTATATTTGGAGAAAAAGCAAGAGATGTAAGAGATACATCACTTACTATGCCTCATGGTTCTAAGGGAGTTGTTGTTGATATTCTTGAACTTTCAAGAGAAAATGGTGATGAATTAAAGGCAGGAGTAAATAAATCTATAAGAGTTTTAGTTGCTGAGAAGCGTAAGATAACTGTTGGAGATAAGATGTCAGGAAGACATGGAAACAAAGGGGTTGTTTCAAGAGTATTACCAGCAGAAGATATGCCTTTCTTAGAAGATGGAACTCACTTAGATGTTGTGTTAAACCCTCTTGGAGTACCATCTCGTATGAATATAGGACAAGTTCTTGAAGTACACTTAGGTATGGCAATGAGAACTTTAAATGGGGGAACTTGTATAGCTACTCCAGTATTTGATGGTGCAACAGAAGAACAAGTAAAAGATTATCTTGAAAAACAAGGATATCCAAGAACAGGAAAAGTAACTTTATATGATGGAAGAACAGGAGAAAAGTTTGATAATAAAGTTACAGTTGGAATAATGTATATGTTGAAATTACACCACCTTGTTGAAGATAAAATGCATGCTAGAGCAATAGGACCTTATTCATTAGTAACTCAGCAACCACTTGGAGGTAAAGCACAATTTGGTGGGCAAAGACTTGGAGAAATGGAAGTTTGGGCATTGGAAGCTTATGGAGCATCTAATATACTACAAGAAATGTTAACTGTAAAATCAGATGATATTACTGGAAGAACTAAAACCTATGAAGCTATAATTAAAGGTGAATCTATGCCGGAATCGGATTTACCTGAATCTTTTAAAGTTCTTTTAAAAGAATTCCAAGCATTAGCATTAGATATAGAATTATGTGATGAAGAAGACAATGTTATAAATGTTGACGAAGAAATAGGAATTGAAGATACTCCAACAGAATACTCACCACAATATGAAATAGAAATGACTGGGCTTCATGAAATAGATGAAGATGCGGAAGATTTTGAAGAGTA